A single Pantoea rwandensis DNA region contains:
- the truD gene encoding tRNA pseudouridine(13) synthase TruD, with product MSELLYLHGVPSATGVIKANPEDFLVIEDLGYPYDGEGEQVLVRIRKIGCNTRFVAEAIAKFLGVHQRDMSYAGMKDRHAVTEQTLCFRVPGNAMPNLAGFQLEGVEILQVIRHKRKLRTGALAGNAFRLVVRQISDRAEVEARLQHIQQSGVPNYFGEQRFGRGGNNLTQAKLWAEDKFRPRDRSMKGILLSAARSQLFNQVTSARLQRDGVLDQVQEGDALQLAGRGSWFVAQAEELAELQQRVNHHELRITAPLAGRGELGPQGDALAFEQANLAPAADLLALLERERVDAARRAMLVVPKDLRWNWWDDVTLEMQFWLPAGSFATSVVRELLSNGAAAPISEE from the coding sequence ATGAGTGAACTGCTTTACCTGCACGGCGTTCCAAGCGCCACCGGCGTGATCAAGGCCAATCCCGAAGATTTCTTGGTGATTGAAGACCTCGGCTATCCCTATGATGGCGAAGGCGAGCAGGTGCTAGTGCGCATCCGCAAGATCGGTTGCAATACGCGCTTTGTCGCTGAAGCAATCGCGAAATTCCTCGGTGTGCATCAACGTGATATGAGCTATGCCGGGATGAAAGACCGCCATGCGGTGACCGAGCAGACGCTGTGTTTCCGCGTGCCGGGTAACGCGATGCCGAATTTGGCCGGTTTCCAGCTGGAAGGTGTGGAAATTCTGCAGGTGATCCGCCATAAGCGCAAATTGCGCACTGGCGCGCTAGCAGGTAATGCGTTCCGCTTGGTTGTGCGTCAGATTTCGGATCGCGCTGAAGTGGAAGCGCGCTTGCAGCATATCCAGCAAAGCGGCGTGCCTAACTACTTTGGTGAACAACGCTTTGGCCGCGGCGGCAATAACCTGACGCAGGCAAAATTGTGGGCAGAAGATAAGTTCCGCCCGCGCGATCGCAGCATGAAAGGTATTTTGCTGTCCGCTGCGCGCAGCCAGCTATTTAATCAGGTCACCAGTGCGCGTTTGCAGCGTGATGGCGTGTTGGATCAAGTGCAGGAGGGCGATGCGCTGCAGCTGGCCGGACGCGGCAGCTGGTTTGTGGCGCAGGCAGAAGAGTTGGCGGAATTGCAGCAGCGTGTGAATCATCATGAACTGCGCATCACCGCGCCGCTCGCCGGGCGAGGTGAGCTGGGCCCCCAGGGAGACGCGCTGGCCTTTGAGCAGGCTAATCTCGCACCTGCTGCGGATTTGCTGGCGCTGCTGGAGCGTGAACGCGTTGACGCGGCACGCCGCGCCATGCTGGTGGTGCCGAAAGATCTGCGCTGGAACTGGTGGGATGACGTGACGCTGGAGATGCAGTTTTGGCTGCCAGCCGGGAGTTTTGCCACCAGCGTGGTGCGCGAACTGCTGAGTAACGGTGCCGCTGCGCCTATCAGCGAGGAATAA
- the surE gene encoding 5'/3'-nucleotidase SurE, which produces MRILLSNDDGIHAPGIQTLARALREFAEVQVVAPDRNRSGASNSLTLETPLRTFTHENGDIAVQMGTPTDCVFLGVNKLMQPRPDIVVSGINAGPNLGDDVIYSGTVAAAMEGRHLGLPALAVSLNGHQHYATAAAVTCTLLRALSRAPLRTGRILNINVPDLPLSEIKGFRVTRCGSRHPADQVICTEDPRGHTLYWIGPPGDQLDAGPDTDFAAVDAGYVSLTALHVDLTAHAAQEVLRDWLIEAEVNLAW; this is translated from the coding sequence ATGCGGATATTGCTCAGCAACGACGATGGAATTCATGCCCCCGGCATTCAGACGCTGGCTCGCGCACTGCGTGAGTTTGCGGAGGTGCAGGTTGTCGCGCCCGATCGCAATCGAAGTGGCGCATCAAATTCCCTGACGTTAGAAACCCCGCTGCGTACTTTTACCCATGAGAATGGTGACATCGCCGTACAGATGGGTACGCCGACGGATTGTGTGTTTCTCGGGGTTAACAAACTGATGCAGCCACGTCCGGACATTGTGGTTTCAGGGATCAACGCCGGCCCCAATCTGGGTGATGACGTGATTTACTCTGGCACCGTGGCCGCCGCAATGGAAGGGCGCCATCTCGGACTGCCCGCGCTGGCGGTTTCACTCAATGGCCATCAACACTATGCCACCGCAGCGGCGGTGACCTGCACACTGCTGCGGGCGCTGTCCCGTGCACCGCTGCGCACCGGGCGTATCCTGAATATCAACGTGCCTGATCTACCGCTATCGGAAATCAAAGGTTTTCGTGTGACACGCTGTGGCAGCCGTCATCCTGCCGATCAGGTGATTTGCACGGAAGATCCGCGCGGCCATACGCTGTACTGGATTGGTCCACCGGGGGATCAACTGGATGCGGGCCCCGATACCGATTTCGCGGCGGTGGATGCAGGTTATGTGTCGCTAACGGCACTGCATGTCGATCTCACTGCACATGCGGCACAAGAAGTATTACGCGACTGGTTAATCGAGGCTGAGGTAAATCTGGCATGGTGA
- a CDS encoding protein-L-isoaspartate(D-aspartate) O-methyltransferase encodes MVNRRIETLLEQLRAQGIHDEHLLKAIADVPRERFIDEAFEHKAWENVALPIGSGQTISQPYMVARMTALLELNPESRVLEIGTGSGYQTAILAHLVNHVYSVERIKGLQWQAKRRLKQLDLHNISTRHGDGWQGWAARGPFDAIIVTAAPPEIPTALIAQLGEGGKMVLPVGEDQQVLKRLHRQGDELIEEIIEPVRFVPLVQGDLA; translated from the coding sequence ATGGTGAACCGCCGCATCGAAACGCTGTTAGAGCAGCTGCGTGCCCAGGGAATTCACGATGAGCACCTGCTTAAAGCCATCGCCGATGTCCCGCGTGAACGCTTTATCGATGAGGCGTTTGAACATAAAGCCTGGGAAAACGTTGCGCTGCCGATTGGCAGTGGGCAGACGATTTCACAGCCCTACATGGTGGCGCGGATGACCGCGTTACTTGAACTGAACCCGGAATCTCGCGTGCTGGAAATTGGCACTGGTTCGGGGTATCAGACCGCTATTCTGGCCCATCTTGTTAATCACGTTTATTCCGTGGAACGCATCAAAGGGTTGCAGTGGCAGGCCAAGCGCCGCCTGAAACAACTCGACCTGCACAATATTTCGACGCGCCATGGAGACGGCTGGCAAGGCTGGGCAGCGCGTGGCCCGTTTGATGCCATCATTGTCACCGCCGCACCCCCTGAAATTCCGACTGCGCTGATAGCGCAATTAGGTGAGGGTGGCAAAATGGTGCTGCCAGTAGGCGAAGATCAGCAGGTCTTAAAGCGTTTACATCGCCAGGGTGATGAATTAATTGAAGAAATCATCGAACCCGTCCGCTTTGTGCCGTTAGTTCAGGGCGATCTAGCCTGA
- the nlpD gene encoding murein hydrolase activator NlpD, translating into MSTGSTVFQLRRLAALSLVGFWLAGCSSGDNTQAPISQIGGGGDSGMMSSGGGMTSAPSSGGMLSSQNSTVPAMPHGGMLSGGTPSAAPSGGMVSGNNNVVTQNGRIVYNRNYGNIPKGSYGGETYTVKRGDTLFYIAWITGNDFRDLAQRNNVAAPYGLEAGQVLQVGNGNGQTITGGNAITAADATQGGVPVASNQTQIKSAPVAQQPVITYSDDSGSTGGKMLPSKGANNVATTTAPVTAPPTVSSTTNSTTPVGSWRWPTDGKIIDNFSAAEGGNKGIDIAGSRGQPVVATASGRVVYAGNALRGYGNLIIIKHNDDYLSAYAHNDSMLVREQQEVKAGQKIATMGSTGTSSVRLHFEIRYKGKSVNPLRYLPQR; encoded by the coding sequence ATGAGCACGGGAAGCACAGTATTTCAATTACGCCGTTTGGCGGCACTTTCACTGGTAGGTTTTTGGCTGGCGGGCTGTAGCTCAGGCGACAACACGCAGGCTCCGATAAGCCAGATTGGCGGCGGCGGGGACAGCGGTATGATGTCCTCAGGCGGCGGCATGACGTCTGCACCCAGCAGCGGTGGCATGCTCTCATCGCAGAACAGTACCGTACCCGCCATGCCACACGGCGGAATGTTAAGCGGCGGTACACCATCGGCTGCACCCTCCGGTGGAATGGTTAGTGGCAATAATAATGTTGTCACGCAAAATGGTCGTATCGTGTACAACCGTAATTATGGGAATATTCCTAAAGGTAGTTACGGTGGTGAGACCTATACCGTCAAACGTGGCGATACCCTGTTTTATATTGCCTGGATTACCGGCAATGACTTCCGCGATCTGGCGCAACGCAACAATGTCGCGGCCCCGTATGGCCTGGAAGCCGGGCAAGTGCTGCAGGTTGGCAACGGTAATGGCCAGACCATCACCGGTGGCAATGCGATAACCGCAGCGGACGCCACGCAGGGCGGGGTGCCGGTTGCATCCAACCAGACGCAAATTAAATCTGCCCCTGTTGCACAGCAACCTGTTATTACGTATTCTGATGATTCGGGTTCGACAGGCGGTAAAATGCTGCCGTCGAAAGGAGCAAATAATGTGGCAACGACCACAGCTCCGGTTACCGCACCGCCTACAGTCAGCAGCACGACTAACAGCACAACCCCAGTGGGAAGCTGGCGTTGGCCGACTGATGGGAAGATCATCGATAACTTCTCCGCTGCGGAAGGCGGAAACAAAGGGATCGATATCGCCGGTTCGCGTGGACAACCTGTTGTCGCCACTGCTTCAGGAAGGGTGGTATACGCAGGCAACGCGCTCCGTGGGTACGGTAATTTAATCATCATCAAACACAATGATGATTATCTGAGTGCTTACGCCCATAACGATTCCATGCTGGTCCGGGAACAACAGGAAGTTAAGGCGGGGCAAAAAATCGCTACCATGGGTAGTACCGGAACCAGTTCGGTTAGATTACATTTTGAAATTCGTTACAAGGGGAAATCCGTAAACCCGTTGCGTTATTTACCGCAGCGATAA
- the rpoS gene encoding RNA polymerase sigma factor RpoS: protein MNQNTLKVNELHEDAEFEENGAEVFDEKALVENEPGDNEVAEEELLSQGATQRVLDATQLYLGEIGYSPLLTAEEEVFFARRALRGDIPSRRRMIESNLRLVVKIARRYSNRGLALLDLIEEGNLGLIRAVEKFDPERGFRFSTYATWWIRQTIERAIMNQTRTIRLPIHIVKELNVYLRTARELSHKLDHEPSAEEIAEQLDKPVDDVSRMLRLNERITSVDTPLGGDSEKALLDILADEKDNGPEDTTQDDDMKQSIVKWLFELNAKQREVLARRFGLLGYEAATLEDVGREIGLTRERVRQIQVEGLRRLREILQTQGLNIEALFRE from the coding sequence ATGAACCAGAATACGCTGAAAGTTAACGAGTTACATGAAGATGCGGAATTCGAGGAGAACGGAGCTGAGGTTTTTGATGAGAAGGCTCTCGTTGAGAACGAACCTGGTGATAACGAAGTAGCTGAAGAAGAGCTGTTGTCACAGGGTGCGACGCAACGCGTTTTGGATGCGACGCAGCTTTACCTTGGTGAGATCGGTTACTCTCCACTACTGACGGCGGAAGAAGAAGTGTTCTTCGCTCGTCGTGCACTACGTGGTGACATTCCTTCTCGCCGCCGCATGATTGAAAGTAATTTACGCCTGGTGGTGAAAATTGCCCGTCGTTATAGCAATCGTGGTCTCGCACTGCTGGATCTGATTGAAGAGGGTAATCTCGGCCTGATTCGTGCCGTGGAGAAGTTTGACCCAGAACGTGGGTTCCGTTTCTCAACATACGCCACCTGGTGGATACGTCAGACTATTGAACGGGCGATCATGAATCAAACCCGTACTATTCGTCTGCCGATCCACATCGTTAAAGAGTTGAATGTTTATCTGCGTACCGCGCGAGAACTTTCGCACAAGCTTGACCATGAGCCGAGTGCTGAAGAGATTGCCGAGCAGTTAGACAAGCCGGTTGATGATGTAAGCCGTATGCTGCGTCTCAACGAGCGTATTACCTCGGTTGACACACCGCTGGGTGGAGATTCCGAAAAAGCGCTGCTGGATATCCTGGCCGATGAAAAAGACAACGGCCCGGAAGACACCACGCAGGACGATGATATGAAACAAAGCATCGTTAAGTGGTTGTTTGAATTGAATGCCAAGCAGCGTGAAGTGCTAGCGCGTCGTTTCGGCCTGTTAGGCTATGAAGCGGCAACGTTGGAAGATGTGGGCCGTGAGATCGGGTTGACCCGTGAGCGCGTCCGTCAGATTCAGGTTGAAGGTCTGCGTCGTCTGCGTGAAATCCTGCAGACTCAGGGCCTCAACATTGAAGCACTGTTTCGCGAATAA